Proteins from a single region of Urocitellus parryii isolate mUroPar1 chromosome 4, mUroPar1.hap1, whole genome shotgun sequence:
- the LOC113195152 gene encoding olfactory receptor 5G9, with protein MANENRTRITEFIFIGLKFHPQLQVFLFLLFLLFYLVTMTGNLGMILLIRVDSRLHTPMYFFLSHLSFVDICFSSVVGPKMLTDFFSERKAISFLGCALQQWFFGFFVAIECLLLASMAYDRYVAICNPLLYSVAMSQRLCLQLVAGPYAVGFLNTMTHTTAAFRLPFCGSNIINHFFCDMSPLLSLVCADIRVNKLLVFIVAGAVLVVSSLTIIVSYGYIFVAILRIRSAEGRRKAFSTCSSHLTAVSILYGTLFFIYVRPGAISSLDLNKVVSVFYTAVIPMLNPLIYSLRNKEVKAAVGRTITKGKFFIKN; from the coding sequence ATGGCCAATGAAAACCGCACAAGGATCACCGAGTTCATTTTCATAGGCTTAAAGTTCCATCCTCAGCTGCAGGTCTtccttttcttgctctttctgcTTTTCTACCTGGTCACCATGACGGGGAACCTGGGCATGATCCTCCTCATCCGGGTGGACTCGCGCctgcacacccccatgtacttcttcctcagccaCCTGTCCTTCGTGGACATCTGCTTCTCGTCGGTCGTGGGTCCCAAGATGCTCACCGACTTCTTCTCGGAGAGGAAAGCCATCTCCTTCCTGGGGTGTGCCCTGCAGCAGTGGTTCTTTGGTTTCTTCGTGGCCATCGAGTGCCTGCTCTTGGCctccatggcctatgaccgctacgTGGCCATCTGTAACCCCCTACTGTATTCGGTCGCCATGTCCCAGAGACTCTGCCTACAGCTGGTGGCCGGACCCTACGCTGTCGGCTTCCTGAACACCATGACTCACACCACGGCCGCCTTTCGACTTCCCTTCTGCGGCTCCAACATCATCAATCACTTCTTCTGTGACAtgtcccccctcctctccctcgtCTGCGCTGACATCCGCGTCAATAAACTGCTGGTGTTCATTGTGGCCGGAGCTGTCCTGGTGGTCAGCAGCCTGACCATCATCGTCTCCTACGGGTACATCTTCGTGGCCATCCTGCGCATCCGCTCGGCCGAGGGCAGGcgcaaagccttctccacctgctcgTCCCACCTGACGGCCGTGTCCATCCTGTACGGGACCCTCTTCTTCATCTACGTGCGCCCCGGTGCCATTTCCTCCCTGGACCTCAATAAGGTGGTGTCGGTGTTCTACACGGCCGTGATCCCCATGCTGAACCCactcatctacagcctgaggaataAAGAAGTCAAAGCTGCCGTGGGCAGGACCATCACCAAGGGGAAGTTTTTCATCAAGAATTAA